Proteins co-encoded in one Sulfurimonas sp. HSL1-2 genomic window:
- a CDS encoding transglycosylase SLT domain-containing protein, whose protein sequence is MFLRAALATLLLGVLPLYADITLDEIRSKPPSNARNFMIWQYLDQNITSAQADEAFYLVHNVGQRMFFAYAQKSDRPEVAYTVQCMKMGVKELIRTDDSGCAKLAVSVGKLSAMHKDARARVVDLVGDPGLKTAAEVLDDTNLSAHYRQYSPALFLRVYNGSYGDSKRRQFNFIPDYDYMQALAKAPGFTTAVMSTINDEKLSKFGWALTKVDAVEGLDPRGLFYLGLNQLLRGSKSRAIELFQRSGDKAYYQSDKDKALFWQALASEKNDLMWKLLAQSWDINFYTLYAMEKTGTFPENYYSQLQTSDAVSDLNLSDPFVWNELLDTIGRTPKNELYALAKRYDAKNLVPLQSFIIEKASRYRLQGYVMPYDAELTDVDTDTKAIIYALMRQESRFIPAALSHSYALGLMQMMPFLCRAMDGQVDCGRETLFDMFDPHINLLYAKPHIAWLQYRVYHPLFIAYAYNGGIGFTKRYLLDDKFNPGPYEPFLSMELMRTTETREYGKKVLTNYVVYKKILGEPVSLIDLCETLLHPSKTDRFRKTK, encoded by the coding sequence ATGTTTCTGCGGGCCGCCCTCGCAACGCTGCTGCTCGGCGTGCTGCCGCTGTACGCTGATATCACCCTGGACGAAATCCGTTCCAAGCCCCCTTCAAACGCCCGCAATTTCATGATCTGGCAGTATCTCGACCAGAACATCACCTCCGCACAGGCCGACGAAGCGTTCTACCTGGTCCACAATGTCGGCCAGCGGATGTTCTTTGCGTACGCGCAGAAGAGCGACCGGCCTGAAGTCGCCTATACCGTGCAGTGCATGAAAATGGGCGTCAAGGAGCTGATCCGTACCGACGATTCCGGGTGCGCGAAGCTCGCAGTCTCTGTCGGAAAACTCTCCGCGATGCACAAAGACGCACGCGCACGGGTCGTCGACCTGGTGGGCGACCCCGGACTCAAAACGGCGGCCGAGGTCCTTGACGACACCAACCTCTCTGCGCACTACAGGCAATACAGTCCCGCCCTCTTTCTGCGGGTCTATAACGGCAGCTACGGCGACTCCAAACGCAGACAGTTCAACTTCATCCCCGATTACGACTATATGCAGGCGCTGGCGAAAGCGCCCGGTTTTACGACGGCGGTGATGAGTACGATCAATGATGAGAAGCTCTCAAAATTCGGCTGGGCCCTCACCAAGGTCGATGCCGTCGAGGGGCTTGATCCGCGGGGACTCTTTTACCTGGGGCTCAACCAGCTGCTGCGCGGATCAAAATCGCGGGCGATCGAACTCTTCCAGCGCTCCGGCGACAAGGCCTACTACCAGAGCGACAAGGATAAGGCACTCTTCTGGCAGGCGCTGGCTTCCGAGAAGAACGACCTGATGTGGAAGCTGCTGGCACAAAGCTGGGATATCAACTTTTACACCCTTTACGCGATGGAGAAGACGGGGACGTTCCCGGAAAACTACTATTCGCAGCTGCAGACGTCCGATGCCGTGTCAGACCTGAATCTCTCCGACCCCTTTGTCTGGAACGAGCTGCTGGACACCATCGGCCGAACGCCCAAAAACGAACTCTATGCGCTGGCCAAACGGTACGACGCGAAAAACCTCGTGCCGCTGCAGTCGTTTATCATCGAAAAGGCGTCGCGCTACCGGCTGCAGGGCTATGTCATGCCCTATGATGCGGAGCTGACGGACGTCGATACGGATACAAAGGCGATCATCTACGCGCTGATGCGCCAGGAGAGCCGCTTTATCCCGGCGGCGCTGTCGCACTCCTACGCCCTGGGGCTGATGCAGATGATGCCGTTTCTGTGCCGCGCGATGGACGGCCAGGTGGATTGCGGGCGCGAAACGCTGTTTGACATGTTCGACCCGCACATCAACCTGCTCTACGCCAAGCCCCATATCGCCTGGCTGCAGTACCGCGTCTACCACCCCCTTTTCATCGCCTATGCCTACAACGGGGGTATCGGCTTTACCAAACGCTACCTGCTCGACGACAAGTTCAACCCCGGCCCCTACGAGCCTTTTTTGAGCATGGAGCTGATGCGGACGACGGAAACGCGGGAGTACGGAAAGAAAGTGCTGACCAACTACGTGGTCTACAAGAAGATCCTGGGCGAGCCGGTCTCGCTTATTGATCTGTGTGAAACGTTACTTCACCCTTCAAAGACGGACCGGTTCCGAAAAACAAAGTAA
- a CDS encoding YggT family protein, producing the protein MSTLGSIIAGLGGIVHTLLNVYIWVVIIAALLTWVRPDPTNPIVQVLYRLTEPAYALLRRYVPTVFNGIDLAPLIIIIGLQVIDVIFVRLVYALAGAL; encoded by the coding sequence ATGAGTACGCTCGGCAGTATCATCGCCGGTCTCGGCGGAATCGTCCATACGCTCCTCAACGTCTACATCTGGGTCGTCATCATCGCCGCCCTGCTCACCTGGGTGCGCCCCGATCCGACCAATCCTATCGTGCAGGTGCTTTACCGCCTGACCGAACCGGCCTACGCCCTGCTTCGCCGCTACGTCCCGACCGTTTTTAACGGCATCGACCTCGCGCCGCTCATCATCATTATCGGTCTTCAGGTGATCGACGTCATCTTCGTCCGTTTGGTCTACGCGTTGGCAGGTGCGCTCTAA
- the gltX gene encoding glutamate--tRNA ligase, with the protein MLRFAPSPTGDMHIGNLRVAIFNALLSRQRNEPLLIRIEDTDKERNIEGKDKEILQILALFGIEYIDVIYQSNNLRFHRAMAIQLLQEKKAFNCFCTPEELDRKRELAKEQKKPFRYDDACTHLPPEATIDNENPFTVRLKRPDAPITVEDIIKGSATFDPADIDSFIILRAEKFPTYNFACAIDDMLGDISLVIRGEDHFSNTSKQIAIRDALGYDKKVEYAHLPIILNDEGKKMSKRDNASSVKWMLEEGFLPEAIANYLILIGNKTPEEVFTMADAVAWFDLKNISRAPARFSIDKLRHINREHLRRMDDKELSRYVGFADDAIGRLAKLYLEEASTTKELKSKVAAVFAPKEIPDEFAESAEAIRAAIKAAPYFEAFDDLKQHVVDTTGIKGKQLFKSLRLLLTGAEHGPELADVYTEIKSYLGEIVK; encoded by the coding sequence ATGCTGCGTTTTGCCCCAAGCCCGACAGGAGATATGCACATCGGAAACCTTCGCGTTGCCATTTTCAACGCCCTCCTCTCACGCCAGCGCAATGAGCCGCTGCTGATCCGGATCGAAGATACGGACAAAGAGCGGAACATTGAAGGCAAGGACAAAGAGATCCTGCAGATCCTGGCCCTTTTCGGGATCGAGTACATTGACGTTATCTATCAGAGCAACAACCTGCGTTTTCACCGTGCCATGGCGATCCAGCTGCTGCAGGAGAAGAAGGCCTTCAACTGTTTCTGTACCCCCGAGGAGCTTGACCGCAAACGCGAACTGGCCAAGGAACAGAAGAAGCCCTTCCGCTATGATGACGCCTGTACGCACCTTCCGCCCGAAGCGACGATCGACAACGAGAACCCGTTTACGGTCCGCCTGAAGCGCCCCGATGCGCCGATCACGGTCGAAGATATCATCAAGGGTTCGGCGACGTTCGACCCGGCGGATATCGACAGTTTCATCATCCTGCGCGCGGAAAAGTTCCCGACCTACAACTTTGCCTGTGCCATCGACGATATGCTCGGCGACATCTCCCTGGTCATCCGCGGCGAGGACCACTTCTCCAACACCTCCAAGCAGATCGCGATCCGCGATGCCCTGGGCTATGACAAGAAGGTCGAATACGCCCACCTGCCCATCATCCTCAACGACGAGGGCAAGAAGATGAGCAAGCGCGACAATGCGTCGAGCGTCAAATGGATGCTCGAAGAGGGGTTCCTGCCCGAAGCGATCGCCAACTACCTCATTCTCATCGGCAACAAGACGCCTGAAGAGGTCTTTACGATGGCCGATGCGGTGGCCTGGTTCGACCTTAAAAACATCTCCCGCGCACCGGCGCGTTTCAGCATCGACAAGCTGCGCCATATCAACCGCGAACACCTCCGCCGTATGGATGACAAAGAGCTCTCGCGCTACGTCGGGTTTGCCGACGATGCTATCGGGAGACTGGCCAAACTCTACCTGGAAGAGGCCAGCACGACCAAGGAGCTGAAGTCGAAGGTGGCAGCCGTGTTCGCGCCGAAGGAGATCCCGGATGAATTCGCCGAGAGTGCCGAGGCGATCCGCGCCGCCATCAAAGCGGCGCCCTACTTCGAAGCCTTCGACGATCTCAAGCAGCATGTCGTCGATACGACGGGCATCAAGGGCAAACAGCTCTTCAAATCCCTGCGCCTGCTGCTGACCGGTGCCGAACACGGTCCGGAGCTGGCCGACGTCTATACGGAGATCAAATCCTACCTCGGGGAGATCGTGAAATGA
- a CDS encoding response regulator, producing the protein MKNVDLVQLTEETKKMSAMVVEDEAVANELLSSTFKNFFKDVTSAFNGKEALELFKEKKPDIVFVDIIMPEMDGIELARKIREMNPQQMVVVISASNDIQKISETIEIGVNSFIQKPIDTKKIIELLQNVTNMVKRKKKVETKTFSISLPLDLYDLVNDNAKAESISKNAVIIRALREFYM; encoded by the coding sequence ATGAAAAATGTTGACCTGGTTCAGCTGACCGAAGAGACGAAAAAGATGAGTGCGATGGTCGTTGAAGACGAAGCAGTTGCAAACGAACTGCTCAGCTCAACGTTCAAGAACTTCTTTAAGGATGTTACATCCGCATTCAATGGTAAAGAAGCCCTGGAGCTTTTCAAAGAGAAAAAGCCGGATATCGTCTTTGTTGACATTATCATGCCGGAAATGGACGGTATCGAGCTTGCACGCAAGATCCGTGAGATGAACCCGCAGCAGATGGTCGTTGTCATCTCTGCAAGCAACGATATCCAGAAGATCTCCGAGACGATTGAAATCGGTGTCAACAGCTTCATCCAGAAGCCTATCGATACGAAAAAGATCATCGAACTGCTTCAAAACGTCACCAATATGGTCAAGCGGAAGAAAAAAGTTGAAACGAAGACCTTCTCCATCTCCCTGCCCCTTGACCTGTATGACCTCGTCAACGACAACGCCAAGGCGGAAAGCATCTCCAAAAATGCGGTCATTATCCGCGCCCTTCGCGAATTCTATATGTAA
- a CDS encoding citrate synthase — protein sequence MATVTLTDNRTGNSYEFSIMHPTVGQDVIDIRDLFKQTGMFTYDPGFTSTASCSSTITYIDGAKGELRYRGYPIEELAMKKSYLEVCYLLLNGELPSPEELAAYDYEFRKRAYVHEGLKNLFYSFPDNAHPMAMLSSAVSALSTFYSEHIMMRNDEDLQVMRRRLLAKVPTLAAFAYRRSLGIPFIYPDLERSFTENFLYMIHAYPGQNLKIPEVQVRALDTIFTLHADHEQNASTTVVRSVASTGAHPYAAITAGINALWGRAHGGANESVIAQLEFIGSVERVDEFIARTKDPNDDFRLMGFGHRVYKNFDPRAKILKKLLDEMKDELDVDSELLQIAEKIESVALSDDYFISRKLYPNIDFYSGLILTALKIPKEMFTIIFVIGRTVGWLAQWLEFHADAEKKIARPRQRYIGPETRSVPE from the coding sequence ATGGCCACCGTGACCTTGACAGACAATCGCACTGGAAACAGCTACGAATTCAGTATCATGCATCCGACCGTAGGTCAGGATGTGATCGATATTCGGGATCTATTCAAACAGACGGGGATGTTTACCTACGATCCCGGATTTACTTCGACGGCCAGCTGCAGCTCAACCATTACCTATATAGATGGGGCCAAGGGTGAATTGCGCTACCGCGGCTACCCTATCGAAGAACTGGCGATGAAAAAGAGCTATCTTGAGGTCTGCTACCTGCTGCTCAACGGCGAACTCCCCTCTCCTGAGGAACTGGCTGCGTACGATTATGAATTTCGCAAGAGGGCGTATGTCCATGAAGGGTTGAAGAACCTCTTCTACTCTTTTCCGGACAACGCCCACCCCATGGCGATGCTCTCCTCCGCCGTCTCTGCGCTCTCGACCTTCTATTCGGAACATATCATGATGCGCAACGACGAGGACCTGCAGGTGATGCGCCGCCGTCTGCTTGCCAAGGTCCCTACCCTGGCGGCGTTCGCCTACCGGCGTTCCCTCGGGATTCCCTTCATCTATCCCGACCTTGAGCGCTCCTTTACCGAAAATTTTCTCTATATGATCCACGCCTATCCCGGGCAGAACCTGAAGATCCCCGAGGTGCAGGTGCGCGCCCTCGATACGATCTTCACACTCCATGCCGACCATGAGCAGAATGCCTCGACGACGGTGGTTCGGTCCGTTGCCTCGACGGGGGCGCACCCCTATGCAGCGATTACGGCGGGTATCAATGCCCTGTGGGGGCGGGCCCACGGCGGGGCGAACGAGTCGGTCATCGCACAGCTTGAATTCATCGGCTCCGTGGAGCGTGTTGACGAGTTTATCGCCCGTACCAAGGATCCCAATGACGATTTCAGGCTGATGGGATTCGGCCACCGCGTTTACAAAAATTTTGATCCGCGTGCTAAAATCCTGAAAAAGCTTCTTGACGAGATGAAAGACGAGCTCGATGTCGACAGCGAACTGCTGCAGATTGCCGAGAAGATTGAATCGGTTGCCCTCAGCGACGACTATTTTATTTCACGCAAGCTCTACCCTAACATCGATTTCTATTCGGGGCTGATCCTGACGGCGCTCAAAATCCCCAAGGAGATGTTTACAATTATATTTGTGATAGGCCGTACCGTCGGATGGCTTGCACAGTGGCTAGAATTCCATGCCGATGCGGAGAAAAAGATCGCCCGTCCGCGTCAACGCTATATCGGGCCTGAAACAAGGAGTGTACCTGAGTGA
- a CDS encoding copper resistance system multicopper oxidase, whose amino-acid sequence MYDHPDKKRRLLLQGMAASAMLAGSGMSATEGAEETTPLKRQESVVLEGTEFHLTIDRTIVNVSGRDIMATTVNGMLPGPTLKCREGDTVTIRVTNNLPVSSSIHWHGIILPFQMDGVPDISFKGIAPGETFTYRFPVRQSGTFWYHSHTGFQEQSGVHGTLVIVPKDEDPVVSDRDYVVSLFDWSDEKPETIYRKLKLHSDYYNFNQRTAGDFISEMRAEGFWDALQHRAMWNRMRMSDRDLSDVTGYTYTYLLNGFTNAEDWHALFETGEKIRLRFVNQSAMTIFDVRIPGLKMTVVAADGNPVKPVEVDEFRIAVAETYDVIVAPEERAYCIFAQSIERSGYAAATLAPKAKMHAARPAMDPPQPLTMDDMGMGGMTGEGGTDTGAMKCGGGMQMPKEEKRSWPITPLPMRRGIGTTMKAANPRYRLDDPGVGLRENGRRVLTYADLRNYYSTADAPPPDREIVLHLTGNMERYMWSINGIRYADAAPLTFHYGERLRITFVNDTMMIHPMHLHGMWSDLETGDEAGLVRKHTVLVQPGSKISYRVTVDAEGAWAYHCHMLYHMPGMFRKVEVVL is encoded by the coding sequence ATGTATGATCATCCGGACAAAAAAAGACGTCTCCTCCTCCAGGGTATGGCAGCTTCAGCAATGCTGGCCGGGAGTGGGATGTCGGCGACGGAAGGGGCGGAGGAGACTACTCCTTTAAAGCGGCAGGAGAGCGTTGTGCTTGAGGGGACGGAGTTCCATCTGACGATCGATCGCACTATCGTCAATGTCAGCGGCCGTGACATTATGGCGACAACGGTCAACGGCATGCTCCCCGGGCCGACGCTCAAATGTCGCGAAGGCGATACCGTGACGATTCGCGTCACGAACAACCTCCCGGTCTCGAGCTCCATCCATTGGCACGGCATTATCCTTCCCTTTCAAATGGACGGTGTCCCCGATATCAGTTTCAAGGGTATTGCCCCCGGTGAGACGTTCACGTACCGTTTTCCCGTACGCCAGAGCGGAACGTTCTGGTACCACTCGCATACCGGTTTTCAGGAGCAGAGCGGCGTACACGGTACACTTGTCATCGTTCCGAAGGACGAAGACCCCGTCGTCAGCGACCGCGACTATGTTGTCTCGCTGTTTGACTGGAGCGACGAAAAACCCGAAACGATCTACCGGAAACTCAAGCTGCACAGTGACTATTACAACTTCAACCAACGCACCGCGGGCGATTTCATAAGCGAAATGAGGGCCGAAGGGTTTTGGGATGCATTGCAGCACCGTGCGATGTGGAACCGGATGCGCATGAGCGACAGGGACCTTTCGGATGTCACAGGCTATACCTATACCTATCTGCTCAACGGATTCACGAACGCAGAGGATTGGCATGCGCTTTTTGAAACCGGCGAAAAGATACGGCTGCGTTTTGTCAACCAGTCAGCGATGACGATCTTCGATGTCCGCATCCCCGGCCTGAAGATGACGGTCGTCGCGGCGGACGGCAACCCGGTGAAGCCCGTAGAAGTCGATGAATTTCGCATCGCCGTCGCGGAGACCTACGATGTGATCGTAGCGCCCGAAGAGAGGGCCTACTGCATCTTTGCGCAGAGCATCGAACGCTCGGGATATGCCGCAGCGACCCTCGCCCCCAAAGCGAAGATGCATGCCGCGCGGCCGGCAATGGATCCTCCCCAGCCCCTGACGATGGACGATATGGGTATGGGCGGCATGACCGGGGAGGGTGGTACCGATACGGGCGCCATGAAGTGTGGCGGAGGCATGCAGATGCCGAAAGAGGAGAAGCGCAGCTGGCCGATCACCCCGCTGCCGATGCGGCGCGGGATTGGAACGACAATGAAAGCGGCCAACCCGCGCTACCGGCTGGACGATCCGGGCGTAGGGCTCCGGGAGAACGGCAGAAGGGTGCTGACCTACGCCGATCTGCGCAACTACTATTCCACCGCCGACGCCCCGCCGCCCGACCGGGAGATCGTGCTGCACCTGACGGGCAATATGGAGCGGTACATGTGGTCGATCAACGGCATCAGGTATGCCGATGCGGCCCCGCTGACGTTTCATTACGGCGAACGGCTCCGTATCACTTTCGTCAACGACACGATGATGATCCACCCGATGCACCTTCACGGCATGTGGAGCGACCTGGAGACGGGCGACGAGGCAGGGCTGGTGCGCAAACATACGGTGCTGGTGCAGCCCGGCAGCAAGATCAGCTACCGGGTAACCGTCGATGCCGAAGGGGCCTGGGCCTATCACTGCCACATGCTCTACCATATGCCCGGAATGTTCCGAAAAGTGGAGGTAGTCTTATGA
- a CDS encoding copper resistance protein B: protein MRAVPYAAALLLAASLFAEMNDDPLRATLLADRLETASGKWSRWERLVWDVSAYAGYDLDKAYLYSEGSEEPGESESQNELLYSRALAPFWDIQIGAEADTADGKSVGWGVVALQGVVPYYFETRLRLMVNDQAVALNAEAEYEMLLRQRLVLTPRIELQAYSSDVEELGAGAGLSSIETGLRLRYEFIREFAPYIGVAYAGTIGNTRKYTPRDEVMAVVGIRFWF from the coding sequence ATGAGAGCGGTGCCATACGCCGCGGCGCTGTTGCTTGCCGCTTCCCTTTTCGCGGAAATGAACGACGATCCCCTACGCGCGACGCTGCTTGCCGACCGCCTGGAGACGGCTTCGGGGAAGTGGAGCAGGTGGGAGCGTCTGGTGTGGGACGTCTCCGCTTACGCCGGCTACGATCTTGACAAAGCCTATCTCTACAGCGAGGGGAGCGAAGAACCCGGCGAGAGCGAAAGCCAGAACGAGCTGCTCTACAGCCGAGCCCTAGCACCGTTTTGGGATATACAGATCGGCGCGGAAGCGGATACCGCCGACGGAAAAAGCGTCGGCTGGGGAGTAGTGGCCCTGCAGGGAGTTGTCCCGTACTATTTTGAAACACGTCTGCGGCTGATGGTCAACGACCAGGCCGTGGCGCTCAATGCCGAAGCAGAATATGAGATGCTATTGAGGCAGCGTTTGGTATTGACGCCGCGCATCGAACTGCAAGCCTACAGCAGTGACGTCGAAGAGTTGGGAGCAGGGGCCGGTCTCTCTTCGATCGAAACGGGACTGCGGCTGCGCTACGAATTCATACGGGAGTTCGCACCCTATATCGGTGTTGCATACGCTGGAACTATCGGCAATACTAGAAAATACACGCCTAGGGACGAGGTAATGGCGGTTGTCGGTATACGATTCTGGTTCTGA
- a CDS encoding TetR/AcrR family transcriptional regulator — protein sequence MPENREFKKGGDTKKLIEEAAMDLFAEHGYKGASVRKIAAKVGIRESALYNHFENKEAIFLAVAGRVFASPFAHQKTDDFVQENAKKGRSFLHKFMTEFKLMTFDKKYEKLFRFMLIELMQNDVLRSGFRQEFHEANIKVLSSGFFIMMQEGLIRSNDPMTLANAFLGQLFYLRLQVSLLKADGMPTTALSTAFEKQLDLFWSSISE from the coding sequence ATGCCCGAAAACAGGGAGTTTAAGAAAGGTGGCGATACAAAGAAGCTGATCGAGGAAGCTGCCATGGATCTCTTCGCGGAACATGGCTACAAAGGTGCTTCAGTACGCAAAATCGCTGCAAAAGTCGGGATCAGGGAGAGTGCGCTTTACAACCATTTTGAAAACAAAGAAGCGATTTTCCTGGCCGTCGCCGGGAGGGTTTTCGCCTCGCCTTTTGCCCACCAGAAGACCGATGATTTTGTACAGGAAAATGCGAAAAAGGGAAGGTCTTTCCTGCATAAATTCATGACCGAATTCAAGCTGATGACGTTCGATAAAAAGTACGAAAAACTCTTCCGTTTCATGCTGATCGAACTGATGCAGAATGACGTGTTGCGCAGCGGTTTCCGGCAGGAGTTCCATGAGGCGAATATCAAGGTACTCTCTTCGGGTTTCTTCATCATGATGCAGGAGGGCCTTATCCGCTCCAATGACCCTATGACGCTCGCCAATGCCTTCCTGGGACAGCTTTTCTACCTGCGGCTGCAGGTCAGTCTCCTGAAGGCTGACGGTATGCCTACGACGGCACTGTCGACGGCATTTGAAAAACAGCTCGACCTCTTCTGGTCATCGATCAGTGAATAA
- a CDS encoding 2-oxoacid:acceptor oxidoreductase family protein, whose translation MRHTLRFTGVGGQGVLLAGEIMAACKIKDGGFGLKTATYTSQVRGGPTVVDITLDDEEIRYPYANEGEIDFMLSVADVSYQSFKKGVKPGGVIVVDPNLVHPTDEDRQTWTIVEIPIITIAKEEVGNVITQSVVAMAIANQITSVLNPESLQEVMLSKVPKKVHEANLKAWELGVKYAIESGVTLAA comes from the coding sequence ATGAGACATACATTGCGCTTTACCGGTGTAGGCGGGCAGGGGGTTCTCCTCGCCGGCGAAATCATGGCGGCCTGTAAGATCAAAGACGGTGGTTTCGGTTTGAAGACTGCGACCTATACTTCCCAGGTCCGTGGCGGCCCGACCGTCGTTGACATTACGCTTGACGATGAAGAGATCCGCTACCCGTACGCGAACGAAGGCGAGATCGATTTCATGCTTTCCGTTGCGGACGTCAGCTACCAGTCTTTCAAGAAGGGTGTAAAGCCGGGCGGCGTTATCGTTGTCGACCCGAACCTGGTTCACCCGACAGACGAAGACCGTCAGACATGGACTATCGTTGAGATCCCCATTATTACGATCGCAAAAGAAGAGGTCGGTAACGTGATTACGCAGTCTGTTGTTGCGATGGCAATTGCCAACCAGATCACAAGCGTTCTCAACCCGGAATCCCTCCAAGAGGTCATGCTCTCCAAAGTACCGAAAAAAGTACACGAAGCGAACCTCAAAGCATGGGAACTCGGCGTCAAGTACGCAATCGAGTCCGGCGTTACGCTCGCAGCGTAA
- a CDS encoding 2-oxoglutarate ferredoxin oxidoreductase subunit beta, with amino-acid sequence MAFNYDKYLRVDKMPTLWCWGCGDGVILKATIRAIEKMGWDMDKVCVVSGIGCSGRFSSYINCNTIHTTHGRTVAYATGVKLAKPQAHVIVVAGDGDGLAIGGNHTIHGCRRNIDLNFILINNFIYGLTNSQTSPTTPQGMWTVSQKNGNIDPTFDACALAIGAGASFVARETMLDPKKLEKILVKGFSHKGFSFFDIMSNCHINLGRKNKMASAMQNLEWIDSITMPLRKWEALSDEEKKNVFPTGVLKEVQEPEYCESYDQIKAAAQGKRAKLTQDDFEKKI; translated from the coding sequence ATGGCTTTTAACTACGACAAATACCTTCGTGTAGACAAGATGCCGACACTCTGGTGTTGGGGCTGTGGTGACGGTGTCATCCTCAAAGCGACGATCCGCGCGATCGAGAAGATGGGATGGGACATGGACAAAGTCTGTGTCGTTTCCGGTATCGGCTGTTCAGGACGTTTCAGTTCTTACATCAACTGTAATACGATTCACACGACACACGGTCGTACCGTTGCGTACGCCACCGGTGTCAAGCTTGCAAAACCGCAGGCGCATGTTATCGTTGTCGCCGGTGACGGTGACGGTCTGGCGATCGGTGGTAACCACACCATCCACGGTTGCCGCCGTAACATCGACCTGAACTTCATCCTGATCAACAACTTCATCTACGGTCTGACAAACTCCCAGACGTCCCCGACGACGCCGCAGGGTATGTGGACCGTCAGCCAGAAGAACGGTAACATCGACCCGACGTTCGACGCATGTGCGCTGGCGATCGGTGCGGGTGCCTCTTTTGTTGCACGCGAAACGATGCTCGATCCGAAGAAACTCGAAAAAATCCTGGTCAAAGGCTTCAGCCATAAAGGTTTCTCTTTCTTCGACATCATGTCTAACTGCCACATCAACCTTGGCCGTAAAAACAAAATGGCGAGCGCGATGCAGAACCTCGAGTGGATCGACAGCATCACTATGCCGCTGCGCAAGTGGGAAGCCCTCTCTGACGAAGAGAAGAAAAATGTATTCCCGACAGGTGTCCTTAAAGAAGTTCAGGAGCCTGAGTACTGTGAATCTTACGATCAGATCAAAGCGGCTGCACAAGGCAAGCGTGCGAAACTGACGCAAGACGACTTCGAGAAAAAGATCTAA